One region of Asterias rubens chromosome 5, eAstRub1.3, whole genome shotgun sequence genomic DNA includes:
- the LOC117290221 gene encoding trace amine-associated receptor 5-like, translating to MTGLVSSFGLCLVTYERYIGIVHPLHYPRRITLKKIQATLETNAQQLQQQNVQGAAIELLQAREKVINTLRIVMVVLLVLWTPSAIWMTICSLSVDKKLGLTLTGYLFPIIFMCWAYYKIQATLKRGAQQLQQQNVLGAALELLHARKNVIHMLMIVMGALVVLMNSVINPIIYVFTYKKFRKGLQDMLCCCIGRPLRPNRIEVQIAMNEHTA from the exons ATGACAGGTTTAGTATCAAGTTTTGGTCTATGCCTGGTGACCTATGAACGTTATATCGGAATAGTGCATCCACTGCACTACCCAAGAAGGATCACTCTAAAAAAA ATCCAAGCCACTCTCGAGACAAATGCTCAACAACTCCAACAACAGAATGTACAAGGAGCAGCCATTGAGCTTTTACAAGCAAGAGAAAAGGTGATTAACACGCTACGGATTGTCATGGTTGTACTGTTGGTTTTGTGGACACCATCAGCAATATGGATGACGATCTGCTCATTATCTGTAGATAAGAAGCTGG GATTGACTCTAACTGGTTACCTGTTCCCCATCATATTTATGTGTTGGGCTTACTACAAGATCCAAGCCACTCTCAAGAGAGGTGCTCAACAACTCCAACAGCAGAATGTACTAGGAGCAGCCCTTGAGCTTTTACATGCAAGAAAGAATGTGATTCACATGCTCATGATTGTCATGGGTGCATTAGTTGTTCT CATGAACTCAGTGATCAATCCCATCATTTATGTCTTCACATACAAGAAGTTTCGGAAAGGTCTTCAAGACATGCTGTGTTGTTGCATTGGTCGACCTCTCAGGCCAAACCGCATTGAAGTTCAGATTGCTATGAATGAACACACTGCATAG
- the LOC117290220 gene encoding adenosine receptor A2b-like — translation MSEANASFVNRHDFMQNIGMAQGIIGMVLNTLAWLVILHNKSLHNMTNYLLAYLAVVDTLACFSVFLYNTKDLYTPGLVGLDIYCRLINSRFLESLAVLSSSYGLCLVTFERYIGIVHPLHYPRVMSAKKTAYQIFLAWIISFLISCPNLFVQQANTRKDALSACHIILELSLLEDLSTLIMFPFSYIIPIVFMSWAYYKIQATLKKSARQLQQQNVQGAALELLQARQNVISMLRIVMGALLVLWTPLIIWLSLCLFHPNYDLCQSKSGEYILFLLIFLYDMNSVINPIIYVFKYKKFRKGLQEMFYSRCARPNLIGVQIAVNEENA, via the coding sequence ATGTCAGAAGCAAATGCAAGCTTTGTGAACAGGCATGACTTTATGCAGAACATTGGAATGGCACAAGGCATCATTGGAATGGTTCTCAACACTCTAGCTTGGCTGGTCATCCTGCACAATAAAAGCCTCCATAATATGACTAATTACTTGCTGGCGTATCTTGCTGTGGTTGATACTCTTGCCTGTTTTAGTGTATTCCTTTATAATACAAAAGACTTATACACTCCTGGTTTGGTAGGACTGGACATTTACTGTCGACTTATTAACAGCAGATTTCTAGAGTCATTAGCGGTCTTGTCATCAAGTTATGGTCTGTGTCTGGTGACATTTGAGCGCTATATCGGAATAGTACACCCACTGCACTATCCCAGAGTGATGTCTGCAAAAAAAACAGCTTACCAAATTTTTTTGGCATGGATTATCTCATTTCTCATCTCCTGTCCGAACCTCTTTGTCCAACAAGCAAACACCAGAAAAGATGCACTATCCGCATGCCACATCATCTTGGAGTTATCTTTATTAGAGGACTTGTCAACATTAATCATGTTTCCCTTCAGTTACATTATACCAATCGTCTTTATGAGTTGGGCTTACTACAAGATCCAAGCCACTCTCAAGAAAAGTGCTCGACAACTCCAACAACAGAATGTACAAGGAGCAGCCCTTGAGCTTCTACAGGCCAGACAGAATGTGATCAGCATGCTTAGGATTGTCATGGGTGCACTACTGGTTTTGTGGACACCGTTAATAATATGGCTGAGTCTTTGCTTATTTCATCCAAATTATGATTTGTGCCAATCCAAAAGCGGTGAATATATTTTGTTCCTTCTCATTTTCTTGTACGACATGAACTCGGTAATCAATCCTATCATTTATGTGTTTAAATACAAGAAGTTTCGCAAAGGTctacaagaaatgttttatagTAGGTGCGCAAGACCTAACCTCATTGGTGTTCAGATTGCTGTGAATGAAGAAAATGCATAG
- the LOC117290219 gene encoding uncharacterized protein LOC117290219: MDESELSASRRANYLTRQLGDTGGSFDVLISYDSEIQRQESAGDRTNRSQETLRELAGLSRIESPSSRQDYEEVSLPRGEILDDDISEIPVRDVDSVSTVVPDAGLVTTTGHLQTQPQFDLFSAASLPSSPDRLPSHEGPQILNSSDPLVEGDRNTARYLRILVPQQDTGSRALTPPLDIPQPQPGYSRNTSYNISDGELFESLPSTSEFLLLESPSDSPAHFSQLRLTLNSIESDGETFLSLDESVGEQQQHSLNNSFLRQPSRQHSRSKQKVTNKSKAIEDTQVVGSDLKKELQRLVVEIYSERNTEFVPIPGLISNRMDAIHSARNTTQQDLKSRTMGDGHPSFVHFQDNMSSVEDIMDAKTVSTAPDSQTTCNFDGADKAAVSGSDRPQPAGASLETLSALSSTADALALQRSVIGSSPTKPASMEEIAAAIAAAEKQYRQRLQYYKQQQQPEQQHNGNPPFNMIQATLKRSAQQLQQQNVQAAALELLQARQNVMNTLRIVMGALVVLWTPLAIRIIICSLSIDENLCGSKTSQVIGILLVAMYNMNSVINPIIYVFKYKKFRRGLQDMLCCCVGRPLRPNRIEVQIAMNEHTA, translated from the exons ATGGATGAATCCGAATTGTCTGCTTCAAGACGAGCAAACTACCTGACCAGACAGCTGGGGGATACTGGGGGCTCTTTTGACGTCCTCATTTCCTACGACTCTGAGATACAGCGGCAAGAGTCTGCGGGAGACAGGACAAACAGAAGCCAGGAGACTTTGCGGGAGCTTGCCGGACTCTCTCGTATAGAGTCTCCATCCTCCAGACAAGACTACGAGGAAGTATCTCTCCCTCGGGGTGAGATCCTAGATGATGACATCAGTGAGATTCCAGTCAGAGATGTAGATTCCGTTAGTACTGTAGTACCTGACGCAGGTTTAGTGACCACTACGGGACATCTCCAAACTCAACCgcagtttgatttgttttcagctGCATCATTACCGTCATCTCCTGACAGATTACCATCTCATGAAGGTCCCCAGATCTTGAATTCATCAGATCCTCTTGTCGAAGGCGATAGAAACACTGCAAGGTATCTTCGGATTCTTGTCCCACAGCAAGACACTGGTTCCCGAGCCTTAACGCCACCTCTGGACATTCCCCAACCACAACCAGGCTACAGCAGAAACACATCTTACAATATCAGTGACGGCGAATTGTTTGAGAGCCTACCAAGCACATCAGAGTTTTTGTTGCTTGAGAGCCCCTCCGATTCCCCCGCCCACTTTAGTCAACTGCGCCTGACACTGAACAGCATAGAATCAGATGGGGAAACATTTTTATCCCTTGATGAAAGTGTAGGAGAACAACAACAGCACAGTTTGAACAATAGTTTTCTCAGGCAGCCCTCCAGACAGCATAGTCGTAGCAAGCAGAAAGTTACCAACAAGAGTAAAGCCATCGAGGACACACAGGTTGTGGGGAGTGATCTTAAGAAAGAACTCCAAAGGCTCGTTGTGGAGATTTACTCTGAGAGAAACACAGAGTTTGTCCCCATTCCAGGTCTGATTTCAAATAGAATGGATGCTATCCATTCTGCAAGAAATACAACACAGCAAG ATTTGAAATCTCGCACAATGGGTGATGGGCACCCTTCCTTCGTACACTTCCAAGACAACATGTCATCAGTAGAAGACATCATGGACGCCAAAACAGTTTCTACTGCTCCTGACTCTCAAACAACTTGTAACTTTGATG GAGCCGATAAAGCAGCTGTATCTGGCAGTGACCGCCCTCAACCGGCTGGAGCCAGTTTGGAGACATTGTCAGCCCTGTCCTCTACTGCTGATGCTTTGGCTCTGCAGCGCTCTGTCATTG GCTCTAGCCCAACAAAGCCAGCATCAATGGAAGAGATTGCAGCAGCCATTGCAGCAGCTGAGAAACAGTACAGGCAGCGACTTCAGTATTATAAGCAGCAGCAACAGCCTGAACAGCAGCACAATGGCAATCCACCGTTCAATATG ATCCAAGCCACTCTCAAGAGAAGTGCTCAACAACTCCAACAACAGAATGTACAAGCAGCAGCCCTTGAACTTTTACAGGCCAGACAGAATGTGATGAATACACTAAGGATTGTTATGGGTGCATTAGTTGTCCTGTGGACGCCATTAGCAATACGAATCATCATTTGCTCATTATCTATAGAtgaaaacttgtgtggatccAAAACTAGTCAAGTGATCGGTATCCTTCTTGTTGCCATGTACAACATGAACTCAGTGATCAATCCCATCATTTATGTCTTCAAGTACAAGAAGTTTCGGAGAGGTCTTCAAGACATGCTGTGTTGTTGCGTTGGTCGACCTCTCAGGCCAAACCGCATTGAAGTTCAGATTGCTATGAATGAACACACTGCATAG